One window from the genome of Dermacentor silvarum isolate Dsil-2018 chromosome 7, BIME_Dsil_1.4, whole genome shotgun sequence encodes:
- the LOC125946825 gene encoding sulfotransferase 1C2-like encodes MDVENCRLVDGLWMHKMFHESILRSVFSYKPRPDDVFVVTYPKCGTTWIQYIVLSIFNKGDPPTTKADFLLASPFLDFMGAEAAEKMARPGVLKTHLPFHKTPFSDDAKYIYVARNPYDVCVSFYYHLKAFTPKTVKDASFARFHELFISDRLSWGPYFDHLFPWYAQRDLPNVLYFTYEQARKDTALWVLKIADFLRKHYGDQLRNDSALLQKVLDVCSLENMRRVFDSSAGGLLKNMLNLPPEKALKSLDVYRDMDIMVDTHESLRSVRKGTVGDWRTHFTCDEIEKTKQWIHRKTEGSDVMELWNDINLP; translated from the coding sequence ATGGATGTAGAGAATTGCAGATTGGTCGACGGCCTGTGGATGCACAAGATGTTTCATGAAAGCATACTGCGTTCAGTGTTCTCATATAAGCCTCGCCCAGATGACGTTTTCGTTGTAACGTACCCCAAATGCGGAACCACATGGATTCAGTACATCGTCCTCAGCATATTTAATAAAGGCGACCCTCCAACAACAAAGGCCGATTTCCTGCTGGCCTCACCTTTTCTTGATTTCATGGGAGCCGAAGCTGCGGAGAAAATGGCCAGACCGGGTGTCCTCAAGACTCACCTACCTTTCCACAAAACACCGTTCTCTGATGATGCCAAATACATCTACGTCGCAAGAAACCCATATGACGTCTGTGTCTCCTTCTACTACCACCTGAAGGCTTTCACACCCAAGACAGTGAAAGACGCCTCATTTGCGAGATTTCACGAATTGTTCATTTCAGACAGGCTCTCTTGGGGGCCATATTTCGACCACCTCTTCCCTTGGTACGCCCAACGCGACCTCCCAAATGTCTTGTATTTCACATACGAGCAGGCTAGGAAAGACACTGCACTGTGGGTATTGAAAATCGCCGACTTCCTCAGAAAACACTACGGTGATCAGCTACGAAACGACTCTGCTCTGCTCCAAAAAGTTTTGGATGTCTGCAGCCTAGAGAACATGAGGCGTGTGTTTGATAGTAGCGCAGGTGGTTTGCTGAAAAATATGCTAAACCTTCCACCGGAGAAGGCACTAAAATCGTTGGACGTCTATCGCGATATGGATATAATGGTGGACACGCATGAAAGTCTAAGATCTGTACGCAAAGGCACAGTGGGAGACTGGAGGACGCACTTCACGTGCGATGAGATTGAGAAAACGAAACAATGGATTCACAGAAAAACGGAAGGGTCCGATGTGATGGAGCTCTGGAATGACATCAACCTCCCTTGA